A genomic window from Levilactobacillus yonginensis includes:
- a CDS encoding NUDIX hydrolase, which produces MDLEEHVENTEEIYDGSILKLERQEVRLPDGKQAFREIVRHSGAVGILALTADNQMILEKQWRAPVAAVTLEIPAGKLDSRDADNVEHAVKRELNEEIRMQPGQLKRITGFYSTVGFSDEYMTLFLATDLQPVQTELPRDKGENLELLTVTKKQAQAMVERGEINDAKTITAIYYWLLQK; this is translated from the coding sequence ATGGACTTAGAAGAACACGTTGAGAATACCGAAGAGATTTACGACGGTTCCATTTTGAAATTGGAACGCCAAGAGGTCCGGTTACCCGACGGTAAACAAGCCTTTCGGGAAATCGTGCGACACTCTGGCGCGGTAGGCATTTTGGCCCTGACGGCGGACAATCAAATGATTCTGGAAAAACAGTGGCGTGCGCCGGTTGCGGCAGTGACACTGGAAATTCCTGCAGGTAAGCTGGACAGTCGGGATGCCGATAACGTTGAACACGCCGTTAAGCGGGAGTTAAACGAAGAGATTCGGATGCAACCAGGGCAGTTAAAACGAATTACCGGTTTCTATTCCACTGTCGGATTTTCGGATGAATACATGACGCTGTTCTTAGCCACTGACTTGCAGCCCGTTCAAACCGAGCTGCCGCGCGATAAGGGTGAAAACCTGGAGTTGCTCACGGTGACAAAGAAACAAGCGCAAGCCATGGTTGAGCGTGGCGAAATCAACGACGCCAAGACGATTACGGCCATCTATTACTGGCTATTACAGAAGTAG
- a CDS encoding cold-shock protein, whose amino-acid sequence MLTGKVKSYSEQRGFGFITTPADGDIFVYYTAIVGEGFKKLEVGQTVQFVVVQGLRGLQAAKVTPVVTGSTEEA is encoded by the coding sequence ATGTTAACCGGAAAAGTAAAGAGTTATAGCGAACAACGCGGCTTTGGATTCATTACGACACCCGCAGACGGCGACATTTTCGTCTACTACACGGCCATCGTTGGTGAAGGCTTTAAAAAGCTAGAAGTTGGTCAAACGGTACAATTTGTGGTTGTCCAAGGGTTGCGTGGCCTCCAAGCGGCTAAAGTAACACCCGTTGTGACGGGCTCCACTGAGGAGGCTTAA
- the ileS gene encoding isoleucine--tRNA ligase has protein sequence MRVKDTLNLGKTKFKMRGNLPVKEVDRQKAWADNKVYEARQKLNEGKPSFILHDGPPYANGPIHMGHALNKISKDIIIRYKSMNGFRAPYVPGWDTHGLPIEQQLTKAGYDRKKMSTADFRDLCREYALKQVDQQREGFKRLGVAGEWDKPYLTLNPEFEAQEVRVFGEMAKRGLIYKGKKPVYWSWSSESAMAEAEVEYHDVTSPSAYYGLKVVDGKGVLDNDTYLVVWTTTPWTVPASEGITIDAGLEYQVVQPAGEDRKFVLASTLIDEDAKLFGWEDVKVLQTIKGQDLEKITAQHPFMDRKLLVMLGDFVTDETGTGLVHTAPGLGEDDFNVGMQYGLPVIVPVNDQGYMTAEAGPDFDGVFYEDANDIALNKLKETNALLKYMPYEHSYPFDWRTKKPVIFRATPQWFASVDKIRDEILANLKDVKFKPDWGQRRLANMIKDRGDWVISRQRVWGVPLPIFYGEDGEAIITPETVSHVADIFEKFGSNEWFKREAKDLLPEGFTSEHSPNGEFTKETDIMDVWFDSGSSHQGVLAERDNLEFPADLYLEGSDQYRGWFNSSLITSVAATGKAPYKQVVSQGFTLDKDGHKMSKSLGNTIAPDEIIKKMGADIVRLWVTSVDSSADVRVSTEAFVKISDSYKKLRNTMRYLLANTSDFDPEANGVAFDQLETVDRHMLYKLNAFTKSILAHYEDYDFLNIYKELTNFVITDLSAFYLDFAKDVLYIEAEDSQDRRSMQTVFYQIAVTLTKLITPILPHTAEEIWDFLKEPEDFVQLAEMPKVMDMADATEVAGDDEKSAWDHFMKLRSHVLKALEEARDAKLIGKAAEAHLDLYVDDDMQAMLDKLAINVQQILLVSGLDVASLDQAPADALSFDHVAVKVTPAAGEVCDRCRLVKEDVGSDTDYPHFCARCAAIVRQNFPETATEGFEEK, from the coding sequence ATGCGAGTGAAAGACACACTGAACTTGGGTAAAACCAAGTTTAAGATGCGCGGGAACTTACCAGTCAAAGAAGTTGACCGGCAAAAAGCTTGGGCTGACAACAAAGTTTACGAAGCCCGTCAAAAATTAAATGAAGGGAAGCCTAGCTTTATTTTGCACGATGGGCCTCCATACGCTAACGGCCCCATTCACATGGGACACGCATTAAACAAAATTTCTAAGGACATCATCATTCGCTACAAATCAATGAATGGTTTCCGGGCACCTTACGTTCCTGGTTGGGATACTCACGGTTTGCCAATTGAACAACAATTGACGAAGGCCGGTTACGACCGGAAGAAGATGTCAACGGCGGACTTCCGGGACCTTTGTCGCGAATACGCTTTGAAGCAGGTTGACCAACAACGCGAAGGTTTCAAGCGTTTAGGGGTTGCCGGCGAGTGGGATAAGCCATACTTGACGTTGAATCCAGAATTCGAAGCCCAAGAAGTTCGGGTCTTCGGTGAAATGGCGAAGCGTGGTTTGATCTACAAGGGGAAGAAGCCAGTTTACTGGTCATGGTCCTCTGAATCAGCCATGGCTGAAGCCGAAGTTGAATACCACGATGTAACGTCACCTTCCGCTTACTACGGGTTGAAGGTCGTTGATGGCAAGGGCGTTTTGGATAACGATACGTACCTGGTTGTCTGGACGACGACGCCTTGGACGGTGCCCGCCTCTGAAGGGATTACCATCGATGCAGGGTTGGAATACCAGGTTGTTCAACCAGCTGGTGAAGACCGTAAATTCGTCTTAGCTAGTACGTTGATTGACGAAGACGCTAAATTGTTTGGTTGGGAAGACGTTAAGGTCTTACAAACCATCAAGGGTCAAGATCTTGAAAAGATCACAGCGCAACACCCTTTCATGGACCGGAAATTACTGGTTATGCTGGGCGACTTCGTTACTGACGAAACGGGTACTGGTTTGGTTCATACCGCACCAGGCTTAGGGGAAGATGACTTTAACGTTGGGATGCAATATGGCTTGCCCGTCATTGTACCGGTCAACGACCAAGGGTACATGACGGCTGAAGCTGGCCCCGACTTTGATGGTGTCTTCTATGAAGATGCGAATGACATTGCCTTGAACAAGCTGAAGGAAACGAACGCTTTGCTCAAGTACATGCCTTACGAACACAGCTATCCATTTGACTGGCGGACTAAGAAGCCCGTTATCTTCCGGGCAACGCCACAATGGTTTGCGTCCGTTGACAAGATTCGTGACGAGATCCTGGCGAACTTGAAGGATGTTAAATTCAAGCCTGACTGGGGTCAACGTCGGTTGGCCAACATGATCAAAGACCGTGGCGACTGGGTTATCTCTCGTCAACGGGTTTGGGGTGTGCCACTGCCAATCTTCTATGGTGAAGATGGTGAGGCAATCATCACGCCAGAAACGGTCAGCCACGTTGCTGATATCTTTGAAAAGTTTGGGTCTAACGAATGGTTCAAGCGTGAAGCCAAGGACTTACTGCCAGAAGGCTTTACCAGTGAACATTCTCCAAACGGCGAATTCACTAAGGAAACCGACATCATGGACGTCTGGTTCGATTCTGGTTCCTCACACCAAGGTGTCTTAGCCGAACGGGATAACCTTGAATTCCCAGCTGATTTGTACCTGGAAGGTTCAGACCAGTATCGTGGGTGGTTCAACTCTAGTTTAATTACGAGTGTTGCCGCAACCGGCAAGGCCCCTTACAAGCAAGTCGTTTCCCAAGGATTCACGTTGGACAAAGATGGTCACAAGATGTCCAAGTCTCTGGGTAACACGATTGCCCCGGATGAAATCATCAAGAAGATGGGGGCCGACATTGTTCGTCTCTGGGTTACTTCTGTGGATTCATCTGCCGACGTGCGGGTGTCAACCGAAGCCTTCGTGAAGATTTCTGACAGCTACAAGAAGCTGCGGAACACCATGCGTTACTTATTGGCTAACACCAGTGATTTTGATCCTGAGGCCAATGGGGTGGCATTTGATCAGTTAGAGACGGTTGACCGTCACATGCTGTACAAATTGAACGCATTCACCAAGAGTATTCTGGCCCACTATGAAGACTACGACTTCCTGAACATCTACAAGGAACTCACGAACTTTGTTATCACTGATTTGTCGGCCTTCTACCTGGACTTCGCCAAGGATGTTCTGTACATCGAAGCCGAAGACAGCCAGGATCGTCGGTCAATGCAAACGGTCTTCTACCAAATCGCCGTTACGTTGACGAAGCTGATCACGCCAATCCTGCCACACACGGCCGAAGAAATCTGGGACTTCTTGAAGGAACCGGAAGACTTCGTTCAGTTGGCTGAAATGCCAAAAGTCATGGACATGGCCGATGCTACTGAAGTTGCCGGGGATGATGAAAAGTCAGCCTGGGATCACTTCATGAAGTTGCGGAGCCACGTTTTGAAGGCTTTGGAAGAAGCTCGGGATGCTAAGTTGATTGGGAAGGCCGCCGAAGCCCACCTCGACTTATACGTTGACGATGACATGCAAGCAATGTTGGATAAGCTAGCTATCAACGTACAGCAAATCTTGCTGGTTTCTGGTTTAGACGTTGCTAGCTTAGACCAAGCACCAGCCGATGCACTGAGCTTTGACCACGTTGCTGTTAAGGTAACGCCAGCCGCAGGTGAAGTTTGTGACCGTTGTCGGTTGGTTAAAGAAGACGTTGGCAGCGATACGGACTACCCACACTTCTGTGCGCGTTGTGCTGCAATCGTTCGTCAAAACTTCCCTGAAACCGCTACTGAAGGTTTCGAAGAAAAGTAA